One Ranitomeya variabilis isolate aRanVar5 chromosome 5, aRanVar5.hap1, whole genome shotgun sequence DNA window includes the following coding sequences:
- the LOC143774796 gene encoding extracellular calcium-sensing receptor-like, whose product MVAYESPETCFLPDCNNDIAEGQLIKGTTIDADRFHFESYQHLQALMFAVEEINKNVNILPNISIGFQAFDSCTMLQQDLEGTLKVLSGFGGVIPNYRCQNKVPLSSVIGHSISTHSMAVAHILGLYRYVQISHFSTSSLLSDRSQFPSFFRTIPSDTFQSQGLAQLVHHFNWTWVGLLAVDNDYGQNGIQLVKKEIDKTGACVAFTETIKRGQPDRNAPHIVKTMKMSTANVVVVFSNDIDLVPVLDEMVRQNITKKTLIASEAWSTTTITAMGRFTDLLPGTIGFALYSGIILGFQAFLNKVHPSTSLGKNWVNLLWEQTFNCKFFNDSNMSIDVKTQSKQCTGEEHLGSVLNSYNDVSSLRVTYNVYNAVHMVAKALEDLRNCNKRTDPFSNSNCAKLWNFEPWQLLKYMKRVRLTVTSGRELFFDENGDPPAVYDIVNWMQGPDEAIKKVKVGSYDTTASRIFTINSSVLYWTGEGQEAPSSICNPRCPLGYRKASIEREPICCFHCIPCPQGEISNLTDSANCQQCPWNQWPNAEKSRCLHKAIEFLSYDEVLGSTLASISLASSLVPIAILKLFIRHKSTPIVKANNFTLSWLLLICLFFCFISTLFFIGYPNSDKCLLRQISFGIVFSLCIACILAKTLMVVFAFLATQPCSRLQKFSKISFSYILIFICSLLQCVLCTSWLVLAPPFPQYNVHDLPGVIIVECNEGSTVAFWCMLGYLGLLAFISFFVAFEARRLPDTFNEATYITFSMLAFVSVWMSYVPASLSSRGKYTVAMEVFAILCSSWSLVICLFLPKCFILLLRPNLNTMTHVKIRM is encoded by the exons ATGGTTGCTTACGAGAGCCCTGAGACCTGTTTTCTACCTGACTGCAACAATGACATTGCAGAGGGCCAGCTAATCAAAGGAACAACCATAGATGCTGATAG GttccattttgagagctatcaacaTCTTCAAGCCTTGATGTTCGCCGTAGAGGAGATCAATAAAAATGTTAATATTCTTCCCAACATTTCCATTGGCTTTCAAGCATTTGACTCCTGCACTATGCTCCAACAAGACCTGGAGGGAACTTTAAAAGTTTTGTCAGGATTTGGTGGGGTCATCCCAAATTACAGGTGTCAAAATAAGGTTCCTCTCAGCTCTGTGATCGGTCACTCAATTTCCACGCACTCCATGGCAGTGGCTCATATACTTGGTCTGTATAGATATGTCCAG ATAAGTCACTTTTCTACTAGTTCACTTCTAAGTGATCGGTCACAGTTCCCATCCTTCTTCAGAACCATCCCCAGTGACACCTTTCAATCACAAGGACTGGCCCAATTAGTACACCATTTCAACTGGACTTGGGTTGGCTTGTTAGCCGTGGACAATGATTATGGACAAAATGGAATTCAACTTGTCAAAAAAGAAATAGATAAGACCGGAGCATGTGTGGCCTTTACCGAGACAATTAAGAGGGGTCAACCTGATCGCAATGCTCCACATATAGTGAAGACAATGAAGATGTCAACAGCCAATGTTGTGGTTGTCTTTTCCAATGATATTGACCTTGTTCCTGTTTTGGATGAGATGGTAAGACAAAATATCACAAAAAAGACACTCATTGCCAGTGAAGCTTGGTCTACAACCACCATAACGGCCATGGGGAGATTTACAGATCTTCTACCAGGCACCATAGGTTTTGCCCTCTACAGTGGAATTATTCTTGGATTTCAGGCTTTTCTTAACAAAGTCCATCCTTCCACCTCTCTCGGAAAGAATTGGGTGAATCTACTTTGGGAGCAAACTTTTAACTGTAAATTTTTCAATGACTCTAATATGAGCATAGATGTAAAAACTCAAAGTAAACAATGCACTGGAGAAGAACATTTAGGAAGTGTCCTGAACAGTTACAATGATGTATCCAGTTTAAGAGTCACGTATAATGTCTACAATGCAGTCCACATGGTTGCCAAAGCTTTGGAAGATCTAAGAAATTGCAATAAAAGAACTGATCCATTTTCCAATAGCAACTGTGCTAAGTTATGGAATTTTGAACCATGGCAG CTACTAAAGTACATGAAGAGAGTAAGGCTGACAGTTACCAGTGGGAGAGAGCTCTTTTTTGATGAAAATGGAGACCCTCCCGCAGTCTATGACATTGTGAACTGGATGCAAGGACCAGATGAAGCCATAAAGAAGGTCAAAGTAGGAAGTTACGACACCACTGCTTCTAGAATATTTACCATCAATTCAAGTGTTCTATATTGGACTGGTGAAGGCCAGGAG GCACCTTCTTCCATCTGTAATCCAAGGTGTCCTCTTGGTTATCGAAAGGCAAGCATAGAAAGAGAACCCATCTGCTGCTTTCATTGCATTCCTTGTCCTCAAGGAGAGATCTCCAATCTCACAG ATTCAGCCAACTGCCAACAATGCCCATGGAATCAGTGGCCAAATGCAGAGAAGTCAAGATGTCTTCACAAAGCCATAGAGTTCCTGTCATATGATGAAGTGCTAGGTTCAACCTTGGCGTCTATCAGCCTTGCTTCTTCTTTAGTTCCAATTGCCATCCTAAAGCTCTTCATCCGACATAAATCCACCCCTATAGTCAAAGCCAATAACTTCACTTTAAGTTGGCTTCTCCTGATCTGTTTGTTCTTCTGCTTCATCTCAACTTTATTTTTTATTGGCTACCCAAATTCAGACAAGTGTCTCCTACGACAGATATCATTTGGAATTGTCTTCTCTCTTTGCATCGCTTGTATTTTGGCCAAAACGCTTATggttgtttttgcttttttggccactCAACCTTGTAGTAGACTTCAAAAATTCTCAAAGATCAGTTTTTCTTATATTCTCATTTTTATCTGTTCCCTCCTACAATGTGTATTGTGTACCTCATGGCTAGTCTTAGCACCTCCATTTCCACAGTACAATGTTCATGACCTACCCGGTGTGATTATTGTAGAATGCAATGAGGGATCCACGGTTGCTTTCTGGTGCATGCTGGGATATCTCGGACTCTTGGCTTTCATCAGCTTCTTTGTTGCTTTTGAAGCTCGAAGACTACCTGATACTTTCAACGAGGCTACTTATATAACGTTCAGCATGTTGGCTTTTGTTAGTGTGTGGATGTCCTATGTACCAGCTTCTCTAAGTTCCCGAGGAAAATACACAGTGGCCATGGAAGTTTTTGCCATCTTATGCTCAAGTTGGTCTCTAGTCATCTGTTTGTTTCTCCCCAAATGTTTCATTTTATTATTACGACCAAATCTTAACACTATGACACATGTAAAGATAAGAATGTAA